The Terriglobales bacterium genome contains a region encoding:
- a CDS encoding FAD-dependent oxidoreductase, protein MASKPVILTVDDDPDVLRAIERDLRQEYADRYRILRANSPGSALDSLRQLKARNEAVALMLADQRMPELDGVGFLSEAMQLYPDAKRALLTAYADTDAAINAINKVKIHHFFLKPWDPPSEHLYPVLGDMLEDWQASYKPPYQGIRVLGTRWSPTSYDVREFLARNQIPYQWMDVETAANDPEVHQLLQSLGDQASELPVVLLPDGTRLVQPTTGDLAQKIGLRTRAQVDFYDLIIIGGGPAGLAAAVYGASEGLKTVIVEREAPGGQAGLSSRIENYLGFPTGLSGSDLARRAVIQARRFGVEILSPQEAIGLRIDGPYRILKLSDSSEISCHALVLAMGLQWRKLDVPGADRLQGAGLYYGAGTTEAMSCKGETVYIVGGANSAGQAAMGFSKYAGRVVMLVRGTSLAQTMSQYLIDQIKDTPNIHVSYDSSVVEVHGEKRLEEISILCSKTGAIERVPASGLFIFIGAMPRTDWLGDLVERDDHGFILAGPQLVRDGKRPRGWTLDRDPFLMETNIPGVLVVGDVRQGSVKRVASAVGQGSIAVQFVHQYLSKV, encoded by the coding sequence ATGGCCAGCAAGCCAGTCATTCTTACTGTTGACGATGATCCTGATGTTCTGCGAGCCATCGAGCGCGATCTGCGCCAGGAATATGCCGACCGTTACCGCATCCTGCGGGCGAATTCCCCCGGCTCGGCTCTCGATTCCCTGCGCCAGCTCAAAGCGCGCAACGAAGCCGTTGCTCTCATGCTCGCCGACCAGCGTATGCCGGAGCTCGACGGCGTCGGCTTCCTCTCTGAAGCCATGCAGCTTTACCCCGACGCCAAGCGCGCCCTGCTCACCGCCTACGCCGACACCGACGCCGCCATCAACGCCATCAACAAGGTCAAGATCCATCACTTTTTCCTGAAGCCCTGGGACCCGCCCAGCGAGCACCTCTATCCGGTCCTTGGTGACATGCTGGAGGACTGGCAAGCCTCCTACAAGCCACCCTATCAGGGGATCCGGGTTCTGGGCACCCGCTGGTCTCCGACCTCATATGACGTCCGCGAATTCCTGGCGCGCAATCAGATTCCCTACCAGTGGATGGACGTCGAAACCGCTGCCAATGATCCCGAGGTTCACCAGCTGTTGCAATCGCTTGGAGATCAGGCCAGCGAACTTCCCGTCGTGCTTCTGCCGGACGGAACCCGCCTTGTGCAGCCTACGACCGGCGACCTGGCACAGAAGATCGGTTTGCGCACTCGCGCGCAAGTGGATTTCTACGATCTCATCATCATAGGTGGAGGTCCCGCTGGTCTTGCCGCCGCTGTATACGGCGCATCGGAAGGCCTCAAAACCGTGATCGTCGAACGCGAAGCACCGGGCGGCCAGGCGGGTCTCAGCTCACGCATCGAAAATTACCTCGGGTTCCCCACCGGCCTGAGCGGCAGTGACCTTGCGCGCCGGGCCGTAATTCAGGCGCGTCGCTTTGGCGTCGAGATCCTCTCGCCGCAGGAAGCCATCGGCCTTCGCATCGATGGCCCTTACCGCATCCTCAAGCTCTCCGACAGTTCGGAGATCTCCTGTCACGCATTGGTCCTCGCTATGGGCCTGCAGTGGCGCAAACTGGATGTCCCCGGCGCCGACCGCCTTCAGGGCGCGGGCCTCTATTACGGTGCCGGAACTACCGAGGCTATGTCCTGTAAGGGTGAGACCGTATACATTGTTGGTGGCGCCAATTCCGCTGGCCAGGCTGCCATGGGATTTTCCAAATATGCCGGCCGGGTGGTCATGCTCGTCCGCGGAACCTCGCTTGCGCAGACGATGTCGCAATATCTGATCGACCAGATCAAGGACACTCCGAACATCCACGTGTCCTATGATTCCAGCGTGGTCGAGGTCCACGGCGAGAAGCGGCTGGAAGAGATTTCGATCCTTTGTTCCAAGACGGGGGCTATAGAACGCGTCCCGGCCAGTGGGCTGTTCATCTTCATCGGCGCGATGCCGCGCACCGACTGGTTGGGAGATCTGGTCGAACGCGACGACCATGGCTTCATCCTCGCGGGCCCGCAGCTGGTGCGCGATGGCAAGCGTCCGCGTGGCTGGACCTTGGACC